From Aedes albopictus strain Foshan chromosome 1, AalbF5, whole genome shotgun sequence, one genomic window encodes:
- the LOC134284262 gene encoding uncharacterized protein LOC134284262 has protein sequence MGAVQAIRNKYGPNGELLLRRFQRTATNLAKDNNRMKFLLNCRRCKVIPKCLNYKIHIQLGSGRSREELDKLMFKQKIRILSVMVADVKRSIAELQKNKAHLFGKIETAFEREDVVAVKKMVEKKSRSVHEESKRRGERKIERMKNQRIAEMNIEEEWVENTTDTRIPDFLQRTLSLGPNFNVQNKRKMPYVEIVAGIEKGIRFKENADEIRGEVASAITNHINYVRQPRHGKLEWIEKDIAASRRFLEENPNLLITKADKGNKTVIIEAEEYHAKMMELLNDEDTYRKLRADPSNRIMRKINATVDGWLDQKCIEKSEHRKMKISSCDPPRIYGLPKLHKEGRPLRPVVSTIGSATYQMAQYLAGVLENVVGKTEHHVKNSFEFAQQITGMQIPEEHMLFSLDVKSLYTNVPVQYAMECIEARWSEVARYTKIDKRSFLDATRLVLDSTFFNYRGVTYTQTFGVPMGSPLSPVIANIVMERLEQESIQRVSAEQLDMVIYRRYVDDCFCVARREHVDRILEIFNDFHDRLQFTVEKEEQEQIKFLDIMVTRKEGILEKTWLPKQTKGRYLDFISESPYSHKRNTAIALVDRAIKLTDAQHRPSAISTVKEMLKCNNYPNWFIQNVLKQRVHKHYNELQNDKEVDETKYIPTPYVPCLSEKLQKILKEQGITLAVKAKSKLKNEIFAKLKDPIPPGQHKNVVYSVPCGTGDGKVYIGQTGRKLDTRINEHKNDVKRKDNRTGLTHHTLCDGHVFNFDETKIIERIADQESRVVAETFHIKLAGEANTVNLQRECGLFNTNYNALVFKLRQVTNNDRRRRGNERGRAPQPQSTLLDSGT, from the coding sequence ATGGGTGCTGTACAAGCAATTCGGAATAAATATGGCCCTAACGGTGAATTGCTGCTGAGGAGGTTCCAAAGAACGGCAACGAACCTGGCCAAGGACAACAACAGGATGAAATTCCTACTCAACTGTAGACGGTGTAAAGTGATCCCGAAGTGCCTCAACTACAAAATCCACATCCAGCTCGGTAGCGGCCGGTCCAGGGAGGAATTGGATAAACTGATGTTCAAACAGAAGATCCGAATCCTCAGTGTCATGGTTGCCGATGTGAAAAGATCAATCGCGGAGTTGCAGAAGAACAAAGCGCACCTCTTCGGAAAGATCGAAACAGCGTTCGAGAGGGAAGATGTAGTTGCAGTGAAGAAAATGGTGGAGAAGAAGAGCCGTTCCGTACACGaagagtcgaaaaggagaggagAGAGAAAGATAGAGAGGATGAAAAATCAGCGGATAGCCGAAATGAACATCGAAGAAGAATGGGTTGAAAACACGACCGACACCCGAATCCCGGACTTCTTACAACGAACCCTTTCGCTGGGTCCGAATTTCAACGTACAGAATAAGAGAAAAATGCCGTATGTTGAAATAGTAGCCGGTATTGAAAAGGGGATTCGATTCAAGGAGAATGCTGACGAGATTCGCGGGGAGGTTGCGTCGGCAATCACGAATCATATCAACTATGTCCGACAACCCAGACACGGGAAGTTGGAGTGGATTGAGAAGGATATAGCAGCAAGCAGGCGTTTCTTGGAGGAAAACCCGAACCTGCTCATAACAAAAGCAGATAAGGGCAACAAGACCGTCATAATTGAAGCAGAAGAATATCACGCTAAAATGATGGAACTGCTCAACGATGAAGACACATACCGGAAACTACGAGCTGATCCTTCCAATAGGATTATGAGGAAGATAAATGCGACGGTTGACGGATGGTTGGATCAGAAATGCATAGAGAAGAGCGAACACCGGAAAATGAAAATTTCGAGCTGTGACCCTCCCAGAATCTATGGCCttccgaagttgcacaaggagggCAGACCGTTGAGGCCAGTAGTTTCGACGATCGGATCCGCCACCTACCAGATGGCCCAATATCTGGCAGGAGTCCTGGAAAATGTTGTTGGAAAAACAGAACACCACGTAAAAAACAGTTTTGAGTTTGCACAACAGATAACAGGAATGCAGATCCCCGAGGAGCACATGCTGTTTTCATTGGATGTGAAATCGCTGTATACCAATGTCCCGGTGCAGTACGCGATGGAGTGTATCGAGGCAAGGTGGAGCGAGGTAGCAAGGTATACGAAGATTGACAAGCGAAGTTTCTTGGATGCAACAAGATTAGTCTTAGACTCTACGTTTTTCAACTATCGAGGAGTTACCTACACACAAACCTTCGGAGTACCGATGGGATCACCGCTGTCTCCGGTTATAGCGAACATCGTTATGGAGCGTTTGGAACAGGAGAGCATACAGCGGGTGAGTGCAGAACAACTCGATATGGTGATATACAGGCGATATGTGGATGACTGTTTTTGCGTTGCACGGAGGGAACACGTTGATCGAATCTTGGAGATTTTCAATGACTTCCATGATAGGCTGCAGTTCACTGTGGAGAAAGAGGAACAAGAGCAAATCAAGTTTCTAGATATCATGGTAACGAGaaaagaaggaatccttgagaaaacgTGGCTACCAAAACAGACGAAGGGACGGTATCTGGATTTCATTTCGGAAAGTCCGTACTCCCACAAACGCAACACTGCGATTGCCCTAGTGGATAGGGCTATCAAGTTGACTGATGCACAGCACCGCCCTTCGGCCATCAGTACGGTGAAGGAAATGTTGAAGTGTAACAATTACCCTAACTGGTTCATTCAGAATGTCTTGAAACAGAGGGTACACAAGCACTACAACGAACTGCAGAACGACAAGGAGGTGGACGAAACGAAGTACATTCCCACGCCATATGTCCCATGCCTGagtgaaaagttgcaaaaaatcctcaaggaacagGGCATAACATTGGCGGTGAAAgcaaaatcgaaattgaaaaatgagattttcGCTAAACTCAAGGACCCGATCCCACCAGGACAACATAAAAATGTGGTGTATTCGGTACCTTGTGGAACAGGGGATGGAAAGGTGTACATCGGACAGACGGGGAGAAAACTGGACACGCGGATCAACGAGCACAAAAATGACGTAAAACGGAAAGACAACAGGACTGGATTAACGCACCACACGCTATGTGACGGCCATGTGTTTAATTTTGACGAGACGAAAATAATTGAACGAATCGCCGACCAGGAGAGCAGAGTAGTCGCGGAGACATTCCACATCAAGCTGGCAGGGGAAGCCAATACAGTGAACCTCCAGCGTGAGTGTGGATTGTTCAACACGAACTACAATGCGTTAGTGTTTAAGCTGCGACAAGTGACGAACAACGATAGACGACGAAGAGGAAACGAGAGAGGACGCGCACCACAACCGCAAAGTACCCTACTAgacagtggtacgtga